The following coding sequences lie in one Micromonospora sp. R77 genomic window:
- a CDS encoding sensor histidine kinase → MGGDRAVAWRDRLADALLALVLLGVGLVGTGAAAANAGVGTGRGTYPLVVVAALALAVRRLRPLVTLGVVTAATTAYLVLGHPYGPILLSLLVAVYTVAAGLPLRTGAVAGGVALAALLLHVVVGVRPPGLLGAMPTAAWVVVPFAVGTTVRLVREGAARSRVDEARRLADAERLRVAREVHDVVGHGLAAIHLQAEVALHLLARRPEQAEAALTAISRTSKEALDELRVTLTVVRRDEPTDERAPTPGLAQLPRLRERLAGAGLPVTVAVTGEPRVLPVAVDLAAYRIVQESLTNVLRHAGPATATVRLHHARSAVQVEVTDTGRGSVGDPDAGSGLAGMRERVTALGGTFTAGPAPGGGFRVSATLPVKEAQ, encoded by the coding sequence GTGGGCGGGGATCGAGCGGTCGCCTGGCGGGACCGGCTCGCCGACGCCCTCCTCGCCCTGGTGCTGCTCGGCGTCGGGCTGGTCGGCACCGGGGCGGCCGCCGCCAACGCGGGCGTCGGCACCGGCCGGGGCACCTACCCGCTGGTGGTGGTGGCCGCGCTGGCCCTGGCGGTGCGCCGGCTCCGGCCCCTGGTCACCCTCGGGGTGGTCACCGCGGCGACCACGGCCTACCTGGTGCTCGGCCACCCGTACGGGCCGATCCTGCTGTCCCTCCTGGTCGCGGTCTACACGGTCGCCGCCGGCCTGCCGCTGCGCACCGGGGCGGTGGCCGGCGGGGTCGCCCTCGCGGCGCTGCTGCTGCACGTGGTGGTCGGGGTACGCCCACCCGGGCTGCTCGGCGCGATGCCAACGGCGGCCTGGGTGGTGGTGCCGTTCGCGGTCGGCACCACGGTCCGGCTGGTACGGGAGGGCGCCGCCCGGAGCCGGGTCGACGAGGCCCGCCGACTGGCCGACGCCGAGCGGCTGCGGGTCGCCCGGGAGGTGCACGACGTGGTCGGGCACGGCCTCGCCGCGATCCACCTGCAGGCGGAGGTCGCGCTGCACCTGCTGGCGCGCAGACCCGAGCAGGCCGAGGCGGCGCTCACCGCGATCAGCCGCACCAGCAAGGAGGCGCTGGACGAGCTGCGGGTCACCCTCACCGTGGTCCGGCGGGACGAGCCGACCGACGAGCGGGCCCCGACCCCCGGACTGGCCCAGCTGCCCCGGCTGCGGGAGCGGCTGGCCGGCGCGGGATTGCCGGTCACCGTGGCGGTCACCGGGGAGCCCCGGGTGCTGCCGGTCGCCGTGGACCTGGCCGCGTACCGGATCGTGCAGGAGTCCCTGACCAACGTGCTGCGGCACGCCGGCCCGGCCACCGCCACCGTCCGGCTCCACCACGCCCGTTCCGCCGTGCAGGTGGAGGTGACCGACACCGGTCGGGGGTCGGTCGGTGACCCGGACGCCGGCTCCGGCCTGGCCGGGATGCGGGAACGGGTGACCGCGCTGGGCGGCACCTTCACCGCCGGCCCCGCACCCGGCGGCGGTTTCCGGGTGTCCGCGACCCTGCCCGTGAAGGAGGCTCAGTGA
- a CDS encoding response regulator transcription factor encodes MITVLLADDQDLVRIGLRALVESEDDLAVVGEAADGLDAVALTRRVRPDVVLMDVRMPGVDGIEATRRIVADPELAGTRVVVLTTFELDEYVFDALRHGASGFLTKDTRPAELLRAIRLVAEGEALLSPSVTRRVVREFAHRPARVPRPHPRLGTLTDREREVVALVGEGLSNAEIAERLVVSPATARTHVSRAMVKLAARDRAQLVVFAYQSGLVVS; translated from the coding sequence GTGATCACCGTGCTGCTCGCCGACGACCAGGACCTGGTCCGGATCGGGCTGCGTGCCCTCGTGGAGAGCGAGGACGACCTGGCCGTGGTGGGGGAGGCCGCCGACGGGCTCGACGCGGTCGCGCTGACCCGGCGGGTACGCCCCGACGTGGTGCTGATGGACGTCCGGATGCCCGGGGTGGACGGCATCGAGGCGACCCGGCGCATCGTCGCGGACCCGGAGCTGGCCGGCACCCGGGTGGTCGTGCTGACCACCTTCGAGCTGGACGAGTACGTCTTCGACGCGCTCCGGCACGGCGCCAGCGGCTTCCTCACCAAGGACACCCGGCCGGCGGAGCTGCTGCGGGCGATCCGGCTGGTCGCCGAGGGGGAGGCGCTGCTGTCGCCGTCGGTGACCCGGCGGGTGGTCCGGGAGTTCGCCCACCGGCCGGCCCGGGTGCCTCGCCCGCATCCCCGCCTCGGCACGCTCACCGACCGGGAGCGGGAGGTGGTGGCGCTGGTCGGGGAGGGACTGAGCAACGCCGAGATCGCCGAGCGGTTGGTGGTCAGCCCGGCGACGGCGCGTACCCACGTGAGCCGGGCCATGGTGAAGCTGGCCGCGCGGGACCGCGCCCAGCTGGTGGTCTTCGCGTACCAGTCGGGGTTGGTCGTCTCGTGA